One Raphanus sativus cultivar WK10039 unplaced genomic scaffold, ASM80110v3 Scaffold1974, whole genome shotgun sequence DNA window includes the following coding sequences:
- the LOC108839570 gene encoding FBD-associated F-box protein At5g22730, with translation MKIIHSTFRFILKIKPLPQFCNLSCLEAKLYFWDMDILLQFLEICPNLTSLILDLSHPSMSLRQTRFTHVAECLLSSLEFVEIASPLGGLPVEIEPVRYFAENSVVLKKLSLRLKPSMDEEDSVALRDLLLALPTLSSACEIVVC, from the exons ATGAAGATCATTCACTCAACTTTCAGG TTCATCCTCAAGATCAAGCCATTGCCCCAATTTTGCAACCTGTCATGTTTGGAAGCAAAGCTTTACTTTTGGGATATGGATATCCTTCTACAGTTTCTTGAAATCTGTCCCAATCTAACATCCCTCATCTTG GATCTGTCTCATCCATCGATGTCGCTGAGACAAACAAGATTCACGCATGTGGCTGAGTGTTTGCTGTCATCGCTCGAGTTTGTAGAGATAGCAAGCCCTTTGGGAGGACTCCCTGTTGAAATAGAACCTGTAAGGTACTTTGCAGAAAACTCGGTAGTCCTCAAGAAACTTTCTCTGCGTTTGAAACCTtccatggatgaagaagattcTGTCGCTTTAAGGGATCTCCTCCTTGCATTGCCAACGCTATCTAGCGCCTGTGAGATTGTGGTTTGTTGA